In Gammaproteobacteria bacterium, the following are encoded in one genomic region:
- a CDS encoding ABC transporter substrate-binding protein, with product MIKQLITLVLILFIPFIANASPQGSILANSLPEVNIGVLQYGTVNWEVDVIKHHQLDKKYNFNLKVMRVGNKNASSVALQSQAVDIILGDWLWVTRQRFNQKNYTIFPTSIATGGLYIARDSKIDSLPALKQLKVGIAGGAVDKNWLLLQAYSQKKYGFDIKNETEPTFATPPLLNRLMLRGDLAAAINFWHYGARLKASGYELLVSVPQMLTELGIDSNIPLLGWIFDQDWADQHSDQITGFLLASLEAKQLLYSSDSEWQRIRALTKAENSEVFENLKNDYRAGVLRQFGSKEVAASKKVFEILAQQAGNSLVGKAKNLSEGTFWQDDKVRHAVLIE from the coding sequence ATGATTAAACAATTAATAACGTTAGTATTAATTCTATTTATACCATTTATTGCTAATGCCTCTCCTCAAGGTTCAATACTGGCCAACTCATTGCCTGAAGTTAATATTGGTGTCTTACAATATGGCACCGTTAACTGGGAAGTTGATGTAATAAAGCATCACCAATTAGATAAAAAATATAACTTCAATCTGAAAGTAATGAGAGTCGGCAATAAAAACGCCTCTTCAGTCGCCTTACAAAGTCAGGCCGTTGATATTATTCTTGGTGATTGGTTGTGGGTGACTCGCCAACGCTTTAATCAAAAAAATTACACGATTTTTCCCACTTCAATTGCCACTGGCGGACTTTATATAGCTCGCGATAGCAAGATTGACTCATTGCCTGCGCTTAAACAGTTAAAAGTTGGCATTGCTGGTGGCGCGGTTGATAAAAATTGGCTGTTACTGCAAGCCTATAGCCAAAAGAAATACGGCTTTGATATTAAGAATGAAACTGAGCCAACGTTTGCTACGCCGCCATTATTAAACCGGCTAATGTTGCGTGGCGATTTAGCCGCCGCCATTAATTTTTGGCACTACGGAGCACGATTAAAAGCGTCTGGCTATGAGCTATTAGTGAGCGTGCCTCAAATGCTAACCGAGCTCGGCATCGACAGTAACATTCCCTTGCTGGGTTGGATTTTTGACCAAGATTGGGCAGATCAACACTCAGACCAAATCACCGGCTTTTTACTCGCCTCGCTTGAAGCTAAGCAACTGCTTTATTCATCAGATTCAGAATGGCAACGGATCCGCGCTTTAACCAAAGCTGAAAATTCTGAGGTGTTTGAAAACTTAAAAAATGATTACCGCGCAGGGGTACTACGCCAATTTGGCTCAAAAGAGGTTGCTGCCAGTAAAAAAGTGTTTGAAATATTAGCGCAACAAGCTGGCAATTCGTTGGTCGGAAAAGCAAAAAACTTAAGCGAGGGCACATTCTGGCAAGATGATAAAGTAAGACACGCGGTTTTAATTGAGTGA